One window from the genome of Aricia agestis chromosome 22, ilAriAges1.1, whole genome shotgun sequence encodes:
- the LOC121738123 gene encoding zinc finger protein 226-like, translated as MFRKTCCCLSLSTNKRTVNIYRTDLLYFYEQLANYKVRDSECWMCYICQTRLQQCHRLQQLAVQTRGLVDGLCWNKTDIDIGPIGSLLELSIHKMKNISTTHPTADNIIKEEPDIKTEQYDEDEVIEEQTVENTNTYGEDYAPVLEFVDDDVSDSDAVCKQESLSVVRIDAWQGSRVLELKLVKLSQSVIDKYGRQSPPTQHTATEEHVGDKGKCAGEQSIDNEDKKAQYKSHKEQHICDVCLKMFPTKSRLLKHLVIHTGEKPFNCDICQKKFLRRSHLKTHLLIHTGEKPYNCDICQKKFLQRSHLKTHLLIHTGEKPFNCDICQKKFFVRPELKKHLLIHTGEKPYNCDICQKKFLRRSDLKEHLLIHTGEKPYNCDICQKKFLRRSHLKRHLLIHTGEKPYNCNK; from the exons atgtttaggaAAACTTGTTGCTGTTTAAGCTTATCTACAAATAAAAGAACTGTTAACATTTATAGAACGGATCTGCTTTACTTTTATGAGCAACTGGCAAATTATAAG gTTAGGGACAGCGAGTGCTGGATGTGTTACATCTGCCAGACGAGACTGCAGCAGTGTCACCGGCTGCAGCAGTTGGCCGTACAGACACGGGGCCTTGTTGATGGTCTCTGCTGGAATAAG actGATATTGACATTGGACCAATTGGATCTTTGTTAGAACTATCAATCCATAAGATGAAAAATATTTCCACAACACATCCTAccgcagataatattataaaagaggaGCCGGACATAAAGACTGAACAATACGATGAAGACG aAGTAATTGAAGAACAAACTGTAGAAAATACAAATACGTATGGAGAAGATTATGCACCCGTGTTAGAATTTGTAGATGATGATGTGTCAGATAGTGATGCTGTTTGCAAACAGGAATCATTGAGCGTTGTCCGCATTGATGCTTGGCAAGGCTCAAGGGTGCTTGAATTGAAATTAGTAAAGTTGAGTCAAAGTGTCATTGACAAGTATGGACGCCAAAGTCCCCCCACGCAGCACACAGCCACAGAAGAACATGTTGGGGACAAGGGAAAGTGCGCTGGTGAACAGAGCATAGATAATGAGGACAAAAAGGCACAGTACAAGAGTCACAAGGAACAACACATCTGTGATGTTTGCTTAAAAATGTTTCCGACTAAAAGCAGGTTGCTAAAGCATTTAGTGattcatactggtgagaaaccatttaactgtgacatatgtcaaaagaaattTTTACGAAGATCGCACTTAAAAACACACTTAttaattcatactggtgagaaaccatATAACTGTGACATATGCCAAAAGAAATTCTTACAAAGATCGCACTTAAAAACACACTTAttaattcatactggtgagaaaccatttaactgtgacatatgtcaaaagaaattttttgtaagaccggaattaaaaaaacacttattaattcatactggtgagaaaccatataactgtgacatatgtcaaaagaaattcTTACGAAGATCGGACTTAAAAGAACACTTActaattcatactggtgagaaaccatataactgtgacatatgtcaaaagaaattcTTACGAAGATCGCACTTAAAAAGACACTTAttaattcatactggtgagaaaccatataactgcaataaataa